A window of Candida orthopsilosis Co 90-125, chromosome 8 draft sequence contains these coding sequences:
- a CDS encoding Oxa1 protein (S. cerevisiae homolog OXA1 has ribosome binding, membrane insertase activity and has role in mitochondrial proton-transporting ATP synthase complex assembly, protein insertion into mitochondrial membrane from inner side), which translates to MFKVGLSRFSVGSILRNQARLTTRSPLRIQAAVPTFASSIRYNSSSGNTTAHEIKDKLVSFADENNITESVTSLHSDQLGYLESIGLAQGWGPTSIIEKLLEYTHVYTGLPWWGTITVLTIVIRVVLFPLYVKASSNATRMSEIKPQLDKIMKQIKGGDVQEQMKGMEKRRKLMKDHNVSTLASLAPVLQLPLAYGFFQALRKMANHPVEGFTDQGLAWFTNLSDVDPYLGLQAIAAAAVIAVVRIGGETGQHAIAQSMKQVMTIVPIISIFITKNFSAAVVLYFAINSILSLIQSAIFKSNALRQLLGMPKKLTIHQLNESTTSSPKSLKEMVTNFVDESKERSIKAARDANKRLEVSQHRKGVTEDGYVKKRDRSNKRERK; encoded by the coding sequence ATGTTTAAGGTGGGACTATCTAGATTCTCAGTTGGATCTATACTAAGAAACCAAGCTAGACTAACAACAAGGTCTCCCTTGCGCATACAAGCAGCTGTTCCTACTTTTGCATCTAGTATCCGTTACAACTCATCATCCGGCAATACTACAGCACACGAGATCAAGGATAAATTAGTTTCTTTTGCTGACGAGAATAACATCACCGAATCAGTAACCAGCTTACACTCTGATCAACTTGGTTATTTAGAATCCATCGGATTGGCTCAAGGATGGGGTCCAACCAGtataattgaaaaactcTTGGAATATACTCACGTTTATACCGGATTACCATGGTGGGGAACAATTACCGTGCTTACTATTGTTATAAGAGTTGTGTTGTTCCCACTTTATGTCAAAGCTAGTTCCAATGCCACTAGAATGTCTGAAATCAAACCCCAATTGGATAAAATTatgaaacaaatcaaagGTGGTGATGTACAAGAACAAATGAAGGGGATGGAAAAAAGACGTAAATTAATGAAGGATCATAATGTTTCAACATTAGCCTCATTGGCCCCAGTGCTTCAACTACCTTTGGCGTATGGTTTTTTCCAAGCACTTCGAAAAATGGCCAACCATCCAGTTGAAGGTTTTACCGATCAAGGTCTTGCGTGGTTTACTAATTTGAGTGACGTTGATCCATACTTGGGATTGCAAGCAATTGCTGCAGCTGCAGTTATAGCTGTTGTTAGAATTGGTGGTGAGACTGGTCAACATGCAATTGCCCAAAGTATGAAACAAGTAATGACTATCGTACCCATAATCTCCATTTTCATAACCAAGAATTTCTCAGCCGCAGTTGTATTATACTTTGCCATCAACTCAATCTTGtcattgattcaaagtgctattttcaaaagtaacGCATTGCGTCAATTATTGGGTATGCCAAAGAAATTAACTATtcaccaattgaatgaaagtACGACGAGTCTGCCTAAATCTTTGAAGGAAATGGTGActaattttgttgatgagtCAAAGGAGAGAAGTATTAAAGCTGCAAGAGATGCAAATAAGAGATTGGAAGTGTCTCAACACAGAAAGGGTGTTACAGAAGATGGATATGTCAAGAAAAGAGACAGAAGTAACAAACGTGAGAGAAAGTAA
- a CDS encoding Gac1 regulatory subunit of serine/threonine phosphoprotein phosphatase 1, translating into MSTIVTIDPAQTYSISSPSSTTSSSRSSSPVTSFYQTSSTATSATSSTDSLDTVKSTTSTSTIKLLSHTSSDSITIPISRTPTPSSASVSQQQQQHQQPQQVPPQPKFKLPNYYVPPAKLVHPTIAVTSPPPPPQPQQPQQPQQSNSLQSAASTTAKPPLLRKKSGELIKSSLKLPALLQRSISSPHISTDGEVGGIISPRKSVRFASRLINVRMFDGCDTPASVSSAGSPLDSPDEGEEEDYFYTSGGKTGSTFTNDGFDLSVPAYEDFEFSKFTNKTTNFDWNFNFAKPKEEIKEYRLTSHNIPSTTRTTEPNSKIWMTSAYLLKVNSKTYLCGWLNVVNIAFTKEINLKLTIDNWESSIIVGGIAKYQKSLGSTLDQFKFMLDLESFNIVDEKTIELCLEYNTNGQTYWGNNMQQNYKFNIERKIKKPVGAVPQAPPQQRSRSKSASSQNQSLNSSGYEEICTKLLNHKSSLALNFTNDEFSFRPSLKKSYSASDITTAPTTTTNYGTPRYSNRQRQKDNNNKQGGTSSPGIKDMTYADILQKYCFAGTPTSSPAVATTSTAATNTSAAGSASAPASAQSSPLLGSSSCPSPPVAAVAAPTQTSIFI; encoded by the coding sequence ATGTCTACAATTGTAACAATAGATCCGGCACAGACATACTCCATTAGTTCACCTTCTTCcacaacttcttcatctcGTTCTTCGTCACCAGTAACTTCATTTTATCAAACCTCATCTACAGCCACATCtgcaacttcatcaactgattCTTTGGATACAGTTAAGTCTACtacatcaacttcaactatcaaattgttgtcGCACACTTCTTCAGATTCCATCACTATTCCAATACTGCGTACTCCAACCCCCTCATCTGCATCCGTActgcagcagcagcaacaacatcaacaaccacaacaggTACCACCACAACCAAAGTTTAAATTACCAAATTACTATGTTCCACCTGCTAAACTCGTCCACCCTACAATTGCTGTAACTTCACCACCACCCccaccacaaccacaacaaccacaacaaccacaacaatcTAATTCATTGCAGCTGGCTGCTTCAACTACAGCTAAACCACCATTATTGCGCAAGAAATCGGGTGAATtaataaaatcatcattaaaATTACCGGCATTACTTCAACGTTCCATTTCATCACCACATATATCAACAGATGGTGAAGTTGGAGGCATAATTTCGCCTCGTAAACTGGTTAGGTTTGCTTCAAGATTAATCAATGTTCGTATGTTTGATGGATGCGATACACCTGCCTCTGTTTCAAGTGCTGGTTCACCATTGGATTCACCagatgaaggtgaagagGAAGATTACTTTTATACATCTGGAGGCAAAACAGGATCAACCTTTACCAATGATGGGTTTGATTTATCAGTGCCTGCTtatgaagattttgaatttagtaAGTTTACCAACAAGACGACAAATTTCGATtggaatttcaatttcgcTAAACCAAAGGAGGAAATTAAGGAGTATAGATTGACGTCGCATAACATCCCATCCACCACTAGAACCACCGAGCCTAACTCCAAGATTTGGATGACCTCTGCATACTTGTTGAAGGTAAACAGCAAGACTTATTTGTGTGGATGGTTGAATGTGGTGAATATAGCATTTaccaaagaaatcaatttgaaattgacaataGACAATTGGGAATCTAGTATAATTGTTGGTGGAATTgccaaatatcaaaagagTTTGGGCTCCACCTTggatcaattcaaatttatgtTGGATCTTGAACtgttcaacattgttgatgaaaaaacGATTGAATTGTGTCTTGAATACAACACCAATGGACAAACGTACTGGGGTAACAATATGCAACAAAATTACAAGTTTAACATTGAGagaaaaatcaagaaaCCAGTGGGTGCTGTACCACAAGCTCCCCCACAACAAAGACTGAGACTGAAGCTGGCTCTGagtcaaaatcaatcacttAATTCATCCGGatatgaagaaatttgCACCAAATTACTCAATCATAAATCATCTTTGGCTTTAAATTTCACTAATGATGAGTTTTCATTTAGaccaagtttgaaaaagagtTATTCTGCAAGTGATATCACCACAGCCCCTACCACTACTACAAATTATGGAACACCAAGGTATTCTAATAGGCAACGTCAAAAGGACAACAATAATAAGCAAGGGGGAACCAGCAGTCCTGGAATTAAAGATATGACTTATGCTGATATTCTACAAAAGTATTGTTTTGCCGGAACTCCAACATCGTCACCTGCTGTTGCAACCACATCAACCGCTGCGACAAACACGTCTGCTGCTGGTAGTGCTAGTGCTCCAGCTAGTGCCCAGTCAAGTCCTTTGTTGGGATCATCTTCTTGTCCATCACCCCcagttgctgctgttgccGCACCCACTCAAACAAGCATCTTCATTTAA